From a single Desulforegula conservatrix Mb1Pa genomic region:
- a CDS encoding J domain-containing protein, whose protein sequence is MPMKEYYRILGLSESADMAELNERYRNKIKLFHPDLFAGDPEKQKKANEKTKEINHAYSELKKIIAKRPPSKTKQDDTEGADARHRDALNNFDFFGSVYNFISKLTKKNVSGSAPDSSENNSKIAKQPRSQFREVLKNKMETTQQRKPSATSYSKTYRELQKKRALYGNRQKDGSNEKGPISPVSAVQGIKNNRVQ, encoded by the coding sequence ATGCCCATGAAAGAGTATTACAGAATTCTTGGATTGAGCGAATCCGCTGATATGGCGGAACTCAACGAACGCTACAGAAACAAAATAAAACTGTTTCACCCTGATCTTTTTGCAGGAGACCCTGAAAAACAAAAAAAGGCGAATGAGAAAACTAAAGAAATCAATCACGCCTATTCTGAACTAAAAAAAATCATAGCGAAAAGGCCGCCCTCCAAAACAAAACAGGATGATACAGAGGGAGCAGATGCAAGGCACAGGGATGCTTTGAATAATTTTGATTTTTTTGGCTCCGTTTATAATTTTATTTCTAAACTGACTAAAAAAAATGTTTCCGGCAGCGCCCCTGACAGCTCTGAAAATAATTCAAAAATAGCTAAACAACCAAGGTCACAATTCAGGGAAGTACTAAAAAACAAAATGGAGACAACACAGCAGAGAAAACCTTCTGCCACTTCATATTCAAAAACGTACAGGGAACTTCAGAAAAAAAGAGCCCTATATGGAAACAGGCAGAAAGACGGCAGTAATGAAAAGGGACCGATAAGCCCGGTATCCGCTGTCCAGGGCATTAAAAACAACAGGGTTCAATGA
- a CDS encoding diguanylate cyclase domain-containing protein, with product MSEYRNKIETVKLLQLITGISFLILFFETASLVWGLNTSIIRIMLLILLSGFSAYKIAGIKGFFSKNNKADRDFKPSIFIDFNHFEQRANHLISQAKRYSHEFSIVCIGIDGLELFFKDKKTDALKGIEYSLNTVLRESDFLTNSSSGRIYACLPMTTEKWDLTSVAEKIINSLNNYFYISSFRNNVKSNLGISRYPDSALDFASLVIAAEKAMLESKSKGGNTFMIYE from the coding sequence ATGTCGGAATACAGGAACAAAATTGAAACCGTAAAACTGCTTCAGCTGATTACCGGTATATCCTTCCTGATCCTGTTTTTTGAGACAGCAAGCCTTGTATGGGGCCTGAACACTTCAATCATAAGAATCATGCTTTTAATACTCCTTTCAGGCTTTTCTGCATATAAAATTGCCGGAATAAAGGGGTTTTTTAGCAAAAACAACAAAGCCGACAGAGATTTTAAACCAAGCATATTCATAGATTTCAATCATTTCGAGCAAAGAGCGAACCATTTGATATCACAAGCAAAAAGATATTCACATGAATTCAGCATAGTGTGCATTGGGATAGACGGGCTGGAACTTTTTTTTAAAGACAAAAAGACAGATGCTCTTAAAGGTATTGAATATTCACTTAATACAGTATTAAGAGAAAGTGATTTTCTCACAAATAGTTCATCAGGAAGAATCTATGCGTGCCTTCCAATGACAACCGAAAAATGGGATTTAACATCTGTAGCTGAAAAAATAATAAACAGCCTAAACAATTATTTCTATATTTCCTCGTTCAGAAACAATGTCAAATCCAATCTGGGCATTTCAAGGTACCCTGATTCGGCCCTTGATTTTGCATCGCTTGTCATAGCTGCCGAAAAAGCGATGCTTGAATCAAAATCAAAGGGAGGCAACACATTCATGATATATGAATAG